Sequence from the Miscanthus floridulus cultivar M001 chromosome 16, ASM1932011v1, whole genome shotgun sequence genome:
GTTTGGCGCCATACGCGCCTGAGAAATTCTCCCACAAAGAAACCAACTCAGACAGCCACTCAACATGACCGAGTTGGACCAACTCCTCCCCACCCTGAGTTAACAGGAGAGTACTTGGAGTAGAAGTCAAAGGCTGGCTGACACTAGAAGTACCAGTAGCATCCATAGCAGCAACAGACAAAGGATTATTATCAGCCAGCTCCCCATTCACTGCATCCTCCCGAGCAGCTGCTTCGAGGTTGTCCAACAGGGACAACCCGATCGGCAGAATAAAAGCAGCAAAAGGGTTGCCTAAGTTCACTTCAACTCGGTGCTCCATTGGAGGAGACACCGGAGTTCCAATAGCCTCCTCCTCAACACGCGGAGCAGGAGAGGCAATACGTGGAAGTGAAGCTACAAAGAAAACAACACATCAGATAGAAAAGAAAAAACCAAGAAAGTAAGCATAAACGGGAAAATAACTTACCAGTAGTAAAATCTTGTAGAGGTCCACCAGCATCAAGAGCCAGGGAAGAAGAAGTATCCTCAGAAGGCCTACATTCGAAAAAAGAGCTCAGGCCAGTCAGAGAAAAAAAGCAAAAATGGCGAATCagaagacaagataaatatacttACTTGATAACCTTCTTAAAGTTTCCAGCCACCCCTGAGAAGCCAAGATTCAGGAGAGGCACATAGAACAAATCATactcaaccacctcaaaggagggGATTGGGAGGGCCTCCAAGACAGAAGCAGATACAACTGTCATAGAAGGGGCACAAGGTGTCGATTTCCGACTATAATGAAAAAAAGCAATTCAGTTATTTAGGAAAAGAGCAAAAAGACAAGCACAAGAAAATTTACAGCAGAAGACTTATGGTCGAGTGATcaaggggacctcatcctcagtcTCCACCTCGCTCAAGACAACAGACCGGCCTTCTATCAAGACAACAAAAGCTAGGATCAGTAAAACAAAGCAAACCAAAAGACAGAGGCAAAAACAACACAGGAGAAAGCACAAGCTCACCTACGAGAACATTACCTGTTGAGGTAATCTGACGAATTGAACGTTGCCTCTTGGGTAAAATATGCTTAGCTGCAACCTCTGACTTCTGCTTCCTGGATGACAAGATATATTGAGTAATTCGAGGATCGGGAACATACTCAACGTAGGAGTGGTGACCTTCAAATAAGCCAGTAATCAACCTGGCAGAAGAAGAACCTAGCCCGGTAGCAGCAACTACCATAGGACCGACAAcaacatcatcatcttcatctccttcTTCAGCGGGCTCTTCAACAACAGCCCCGCCACCACCAGCAATAGCTATCTCAAGCTTAAAAGCCCGACCAAAACCCtgcaagagaagaagaaagaagtcaaaaACAGAATACGAATTACAAAAACCCAAAAGAACTCAGAGGAGATTACCACTTACCTCAGGAGGAGGATGAGCAGCATCATACTCTTCAACACGAGCGGGCATCACAGAGACCCCACCCAGAATACGCCCCAGGCGTTCAAGAATGACCTCCTCAGGCAACTCGACATCAGGAACAAGTCGGGAAGGATCTAAGGGCCCAGTATATTCAAAGCCGTAATGCACCCTCTGCATAAGAGGTTGCACCCGGCGACGCAAGAAACTAGCAACTATATAATTGCCACTTAAGCTTGCCTGTTTAAGAACTGCAACTCGAGCGAGTACAGGCTTTAGAGCAGCACGCTCAGCAGAAGAGATTTTATCTTTCCAAATAGAGAGGGGAACGGGAAGAACAGAAAGATCATGAGAAAAGGAAAGAGCAGGTTTTGAAATATAAAACCACTTCTCCGCCCAATTCTTGACAGAATCAGAAAGGGTAAGAGAAGGGAAAGAAACTCCCTGACAGGATTGGATAAGGCAGCAGCCGAGAAAAGGAGTATTATTTCTGTCTGACAAACGCACATGGAAAAAAtgacaaaaaagaagaagatttggAGGAATTCCAACGAAAACTTCGCAAAAATGCACgaaggtagaaagaaaaagaaccctgttaggggtaagatgatggatttgaatcccataggatccaagaaactcaagcaagaaatcagacGGGGGATAACAGAGCCCCGCCCGCACAAAAGGAACAAAAAGAACAGATTGATTCGGAGTGGGAGAAGGGACATCGTGTTCACCAGGACCAGAGAAATTAGAGAGACATTTCTCCTAAAGAAGGTCATGAGCAACAAGCAGATCCAACTCTGCCTTCGAAGTCTATGACTTGGGGAGTTGCCTCTGCATTTTCCGCATCGCAACAAATTCGGTGTTCTCGATCACCTTAAGCGACGCCTCCTCATCGATAGATTTGCCCttattcttgctcttgttctttgcCACCATCTTAGAAAAACAAAGACAAGATTTGGATGGAAATAGCAGGAGATCAAAGGCACAACGGAGCTAGGGTTTTGGCTGTGATTGGGGAATTTTTTACTGCAAAGGCAAGTTAAGCCAACAGTAACAGAGCAGTTATCTTTATACAAGAAAAATACGTGGCCCATGAGGCCCAAAATCACGCAGATTGCCCGAAGAGGCCCTTCAAAGTTACCGTTCCATAATTACCGTGCACACAAAACAAAAAGGCAACGGTCCGTTCAGACTATAACGGATACATGACGAATTAACACATTCACAAGGAGGCAACCAGGAAAGAAGGATGCAACAAGTCAGTCATGACAAAACACCACAGTACAAACATACAAAAGAGCTCGTCCACATCAATAAACAACTTGGTCACAGAGCAGAAAGGAatattttttcatttcatcaaaggTACATTGAGATTACAACAAAATACAAGATCTGATGAATTCGACGAAGAAAGCAAAGGAAATCATTCAGCACGAGGTTGTAACCCTCGAACCAAGATTTGATATTACCAGGCAGGATAAAACAACTCGAACGTACTTTTCTCCAAAGGAAAGGCGCACATCCAAGATTGCTATAGGTGACAGAGAAGGCACCCACAAGTCATCCAAGATTGACAACGACAACCACGTCAATATGGAAGAACCCGGCACCATCTCTCAACACGTGCTGATCTGTATTGGACTGAACCTAAATGGCATAGCAGAAGAATGAATAATGGTTGATCTACAACGGAATGTCAAAGAACAAGCCAGAACACGCGCCAATCATCACTGtaagaagaacaaaaaagaaagggCAGGCACTAGAAGATGAGGCAACACAACATGCATCACTCACATCACAAGTCCTACACCATTTGCCTCAATATCTCTTACAGCTAAATACCACCTCGAGACTAGCCTACTACTAGTCTCTATCACAAGACCCACAACATTTACTAGCAGaagaaaacagaagaaagagAACAGGCCTAGAGGCTCGTCAAGCTCCCAAACTATAATATCCATGactacaaaaagaagaagaagaaactgcACAACAGGGTATCAGCAACAGGCCATATTTATAGCATAATTCAGATGCACATATGCCAGACTCATGGAAGAAAAAAGAACTCTAAAAGGACAACCATGTGAACCACTGCAGAGCCAGGACTTCAGTAAAAAATCAGATGTGACTAGACCATCACGAAGGAACAGTACATACCCAGAGCAACCACAGTACAAGATAAAGCATATCCAAGAGAATATCCCACAGCAGCAATACAACCCATGAAGACACATTGAAttctccaacaaccagaatgaCAGCAGCAATAAGCAGCCGAACAAACAACTCGGAGACGTGtgaaggatcacatacaaaattacaGTGTCAAAGGATTATAGTTGAAAAAGAACTCGAACGGAGAAAAATTATAAATCTCACTGATcgaagacaaatacaaaggttatagacggccaaacaggaccggataaactcagacataagatagagacaagattcttaaatattgcaacaaggaacctagtggcggcagcagcggcagctcgaacgcagaagaacagatagagcagcatgatcattaccaaccaagcataagcccgggggctgctcaacctcacacaccaatatatctacgaatgaagaaataattgaagaagaattttcctactcaaggcagaaccacaaccaacaaagaaggtatttatagcaaaccagaggtaaacaaggctaaagatcacaagaaagagagaggaaaagaacaaaagagcaaaacaACAAAGGCAAATAGTGCCCAAAAGCAAGATTCCTaacaaaaagtaaaagaagacgctcactcatggctatacaaaacccatccgtgaccagcaaaagacaaagaccaaaggagtacaaatcaagacccttcttccggcttcttttcaacagaaaaaaacccggagaaggctcgggggctgcaagtacctaccacaaaaaacatattttcaaattttttgaccctccagcttttttgtaccaaaaaaacaagaggctcgggggctacactcactcgctgcactcaaaggaaaaagaagccggaggacatcaagcaaaagtgcacatcagccaaaagaagaatcaaagaagaccatctcaagatttcacttcaagaaggacccggatcaagactacaacaacttggcccttgaagctcaatcatgaaatgctcgggggcttatcgatggggaaccctacaggCCCCCCATAGATcatactgcagggaggtaggccttggtaacaaggcctacagcccagttgccaagaagaacgcggagtaaagcaacgtgcaaaaccaaaactccaactcaaactatacaaggaaaggcgcccgaagcgtagcttaggactctgaccttatatccgaataggacacaaacaacgcctctcagcgcctggactataaagggctggcgagggtacccattgtaaaaGGAGAACGGATACCCGATACTCagagcaatacaacgcaaacaggctaacgccaaaactagacgtaaggttattactcgatcaagtcgagggcctgaaccagtataaatcatgagtctctttgcgtaaccgccgaattacgctattcgccgaagcccgaacaactatcccgagtacccccgtggcaggctatcggtggtaaaacatcgacagaacCTGAAACAGTAAAGCACAAACTCACCTGATGCAagaatttcattcttcaagacCATTGCTCAacttacaatttctttatcaatGACTTCTCAAATGCCCTGGCATTAGTGTGGGAAACAATATGCTTTTAGTGTATTAGGCTATTAGCAGCAAAATGAAGGAGCAAAAATTGCCCATGAAGGGATCAAACCTAGTGTGACGGAACTTGCATAATTTGAAATATTGGCATTGTAGAAATATCCTACTCCTGGATCTGAACGGCTGCTAGGAAATTAAACAATTGAGTCCCAGAATTTCATTTTATATTAGTGAATGCAACTCTACTCAGATAACTCTCCGATACAATAATATGAGCAGCTATTTCTTCCAGGCAAATATCTAAGAAAATATTATCATGGACTGCATCCCATATTGCTTTGTCCTTTTCCATCTACAATTATACACATGCATGTTAAATAAGCAATACATCATTATCTTTATAAAAAATGAGCAATAAATCAGTAAAAGGATTACTGGGCCCAGTAGTTCCTGAATCCATTGATAGGAAGTCAGACAATTGACAGAAAAGGCTCATATTGAACATAAGAAAAAAATTACATCTCTTCTGTGCTACTATTTGCAAATTGATAAAAGTAATCACATCTCGCATTGAATTGAGTTGAACTAATAAAACAAGCATGTGGACGAGAGATCTACAACAGACCACATAATGCCATATATAGTGCTACCAAAGTGAAGATTGACATAGTGCAAATTGATTTTCTGTAAACTCCAATGACCAACAGTCACGAAAAAAAACCCTCCAATGATCCACAGACATGGAAAACTGCACATACGTGGAAAGATTATATTAGAGTACAGAAGAAAGAACAAACCTTCAATCAATGGGTGTAGGCCTTGGTACACTGGATCCCCACTGCTATGCGCCTAGGAAGATAAAGCAATCTACGGCAGAGGGAGAGAGATCTGGGTGGGGGAAGTGGTGGCCTGCGGACTCCGGGTCCGAGCAACGCGCCGCCGAGAAGTTGGAGTAGAGGACGTCGTTGTCGGGGGCGCGAGCATGATGTCATCGCGAAGTGCTGAACAGCCTCCTCGAAGCGGCCGGCTGCGAACGCCGCGTTGCCCTTCACGGCCTCACCTTCGCCTTGTCCGCAATCATGGCGGCGGCTGGTGCTTATTGGTGTGCGATCCGGCTCCAGACATCGACACCCGGCTGCGAACGTCGCGTTGCCCTTCACCTTTGCCTCGCCCGCAATCGCGGCTGCGGCCGGTGCTGTTTAGCGGGCTCCAGATATCGATACCGCCGTCTTCCTCATTGAGTCATTGGCGTGACCACGGGGCAGCGCCCGCGCGGCAACCCCGGCGGCGCTGGACAGGGTGGATGTGGATGGACGTGGGGCGGCGGGGTGGATAGTGGTCGAGGGAACAGAGGCGCGCGCAGATTGCGGAGGGAAGTGGGCGGACTGGCGGTTGCCATCTCTAGGGCTGAGGAGGCGACGGCACGGAAACTGCATACTGGCGCCGATCATGCGCGTGGGAGGTCCGCAGGAGGGCGATGGATGAcagacacactaaacatgagccgtcggatttagatgagtaatgagagagaatgtCTAAGAGATAATCTGGCGCATCTGTTTTaatggtgttatattttctgggtgcattcatgggcgtggatgtagcataggtcatgactgtgGAGCAGACATTTGTTGTGTGGCTATAGATTTATTTTAATTGGTGTATTATAGGGTGGGGTAGATGATATAAAACTTTATGGTCTCGTACTCAGTGACGTCCAGTTAGCAGGTTTACATAGAGGTCATTATCATTAGCTTAATCAGATTAGTAATTAGTTGTTTAGAATTCTATACTTCTTGCTTTCAAATTTTGGTAGTATAATAAAATTTCTTCTTATTGTGCCCTTTCCAGTCGTTCGCAATGGTTCCTCAAAAGAAGTTCAGAGCATGTTCTGATATTATTTAGGTGTGTTTACCATAGTCTTGTGCGACTACTTTTTGCTTCTTAATTGCTACCAGATAAGCTCAAGCAGGTGATGCCGATTATTCTGGTTCTTGCTACTAGGTAAGCTCCAGCAGGTGATGCTGACCAAAGAAAATAATTTCATACACTGCTTTTTCCTCATCTCCTACTTTCAGAAAGAATGTTTTATATTGCTTCATTAATTATTCAATATTCATAATAGATTGCTGCAGGGATTGTAGCTTGCTCAATGGTATTTGGATGCTTTTCTCTTATGTCTCATACATCTTTTTGTATCAAGATCCAAGAGATAAATACTTTAATTGAAGATGTTTTGTTAGGTTCCTCAGTTAGTGAAGATGGATCATCGTCTTCCATGATTGGAGATTTCAAGACAAAATCAGGAAGATCCATTACTTACTGAAGATGCCACTACAAATTATCAGTGCACCAACTTTAGTATTTTAGTGCTGGCAGCATAAACATTCATAGTTTGCAAATAATTAGTGCTGGCAGCATAAAATGGCTTACCCCAAACCGCGACGACCTTGGCTCGAGCACACCCAGCAATGGTGCTCACAATAATAAGGTCTTGTGGCTCTATCTCGGGCACAAATTCATCGTCGCCAGCAAGTAAAGAAGAACTCTCATCACCTCCTTCTTCAGGCGAATCAGGGATCAACTCGAACTGATCAGCTCCGCCTTCCTGGGTATCTTGAGCAAAATCTTGACCTTCAATGGCAATGCAGTTCCGCTTTCAGTCCCACAAGTTCCAGGACGACGATCTCGGCCACGCATGCGAGTTGCAGGCCGCATCCCTCGGGTTGATTGGATCCCCAAGGCGCGCCTCATCTGCAGGCGACGGAGGAATCCACCGGTCCCGTGCGGCCCCTTGCACCCTGCCATCCGACGAACGCCTTGGCCGCACGCTGTAGCCCGTACGTCGGCAAACTGGGCGGGCCCATGCCGCCGCCGACGGACACGACGTGGATCTGAACGGAGGGGCCGCCTCCTGGCTCCCGGCTGCCGTAGCACAAATCTAGACTGAGGGTCCCAAGTCCTGACTCCCGGCTTCCGTGGCGCGGCGGAGGACTTGGCCGGAGGAAGCCAGGGCGGAGGAGACGAAGATGGCTTAGATTCGTCGGCTCAGCTCCGGctgaggaagagagagaggggcGAAGCCGGGCGGGACAGAGGATGGTGTCGGCCGTGTGGCGGTGGACGGCAGGCCCCAGCCGTGCCGGCGGAGGTGGTGGCAGACCCGGCGGTGACGTGGCAGAGGTGGCGTTGGTCGTTGGAGGAAGTATGTGCTGTGGCCAACACAAGTGAAGGGATAAGGCTGGGGGCGCTGGGTGAGTGGACGTGGACACGGATAGCTGTCGGTACGGTACCTATTTTTATACCTGTAAGGCTGACCTATATggagacccaaacccaaaataggtcATGAATGGTACTGTATCAGTCTCCAACAGAATACCTATATGCGAGACCTATTTTGAGTTACAGCAGAGGTACAACCCAAATATGaatatcctctctcctggagactTATTTGCAGAAAGAGTTCTCTTTTATgtcctgttgttggagaagaccaaaaataagtattgaaccctttacctgtagcgctacccaaatatGGAATGGATCTTGTATTTTAGGTGATGTTGTTGAAGATAGTCTAAACATACCTCAGCGACACCAGTTTCCGGACAAAATTTGAATCCTTAGGATGACTCTTTTTCTGAGACGGAGGGAATAGAAGACTAGCTCGGCTCAGCTCGTTAGCGAGCTAGAGGCTCGTGAGCCAAAGCATAAAAAATACAGTAACAGCAAACACATCACTTGCATGAATGAAATAAACAATGTAAAGATAAATTTAACGATGGAGAATATAAGATGCACTAACGAACAATTCCATTCATCCATACACAGCTTACAGCATCATTGACTGGTTTTTCCGAGTGCATATATTTTGAAAACCTTGACTGGTTTTTCTCCCCATATCTTCATTCATTGCAGTACCAGTTtgcaaacttaaaaaaaaaatgaTTGGCTATAACAAGACTGGAAAGGGCTATCTGAAGCTTCAGTTGATCAACCAGAGGGAAGATTTCTCACTCAAACTTTTTTCAGGAGGCCTCTTGAAGGTAATAAAAAAAAGATGCATTCATTCATATCCCCCATCTTCTGAACTTCTTATTTTCCAGTATAAGTCTGAATTTTTGAAGAAGCATTCATTCATGTTCTCCACCTGAACAAAAATCCACTTATGTAAGATTCAAGTTGATTGATGTCTCCAACAAGGTAGCATTTGTGAATCCAAAGGCACCAGTGTAGCCACGTTTGGCTCAAGGGAAGTCTTGGAGTGAAGTAGGCCTTCTGTCAATATCATTCCAAAATTGCGACAACCGTTTCAGTAAGACAAAACATTGCACAATGTGTATGTTTTTTACAAGATATTATTTTAGTATTCTGCTCTCAGCTCAACTTTGTATCGACAAAGGAGAACATACATTGTGGAAAAAATTAACTACAGTCACCAATATAAGAATGCGACTATTATCTTTGTTTTTACAGATGACAGTCACCTAGACAAGTAGCTATGATATTACAGAAGCAGTTCCGTTTGTTGAATGGGGTGAGGAAAGGAGATAACTCGTGCCATTGATTTCATTTCCGATTTCACTACTAACTTCCCTGAACTTAGATTTGCTCCAATTTCTTTAACTGGTGCGAACTCAATGTTATGCAGTGGCATAACTCATATTTGCATCAATTTCTAGACATGCCAATGTTATGTACTctttccattccaaattgtaagtcctTCTGGCATTTCTAGATTTCATTAAGCATAATCAGTCCAGAACAATAAACTGCAGATACTTTGGACTCCTTattgcaaaaaaagaaaaagaaaaaaagatacaGTTCCATGCTGCCACAGTTGTTCAATATCAGACATAGTCAAATGCAGCCAAGTATGTTCGATGTCATATTGTTGTAGCTTCTAAAGATTGCATGCCATAAACAAAACATACATTATTAGTTCTTACTTCACTGTTGCAGCACTTATACCTGTTAGGCTGTTACCTTCATGAGTCAGTTAATTAGCCATTTCCCCATTAAATTGTAAATGGTTAAATGTGGGGAGGACCTAAAAATCTATGACTGATACTGTTCATAAGAAAAGATTCATTGTCACAAATGAATCATAAAGAATAGCAGGTAAGGTAACAACTGTCACTACTAAGTCAGCACACATTTAACACTAGTACACTCCTGGTATTGTGCCACTGGTCCACTACACGGTGAAAGGAGTATTTGTGATAATTTAGCTGAGTTTTTCTCTTTTCAATTCCTTTTTTGGCTGTACCTAAGGATTTGAAAATCTCAGTTCTCACCACCTAATATACTAGTTTGAATGTTCTCAGTTGTCAACATTTTTTTTTTTTCATATGCCAATCTCATAAAGCAAATCCTATTATTTAGCATTATTCCAGAGTCTGGAACAAGAATGCTTTCCACAAAAGGGGTCCAACCATCAAGAAGACCCAATCTACTTAAGAAGAGCTGTGGCTATAGGTGTAACTCTACTTCTGCCAAATCAGGATCTCAGTCAGCAAATTAGCAATACTTAATGCAGTCACACATGAACTGCACCCAGAAgacacagaaaaaaaaacatatgtcCACAAAATCTTATGATGATACACATTGGACCAATCAACTCCTCGAAGCTAGCCTTAAACAGAAGAAACCAAAGTATATTCGTTGCTAATGCTACAAAACTAAAAAAAAGAGTCCACAGAAGCAGAGCCAGGACCCAGAGAGGCAGAGATACACACTAGCAGCTATTAGTGCGTACCATTGGGTGGCGCGATCTTAGGGGAAGGGCGGCAGCCGCAGCATGGCGTGCTCGGTGTCCACCGGGTCCGACCGCGAGATCTGCAACAACACCCCAAAAATCCCAGAACCAGAACCCTCCCTAGATCAGCAACTTTGCACGAACAGGAGATGCAACGAGGAACAAGCACTGGCTTCGGCCAGGAGATGCACGAACCGGGTCGGGGAGGACGGGCTTTGTGTCGTCTGCGGCGGGCCGGAACGGCGGCTTTCGGCTCTTCGTCGGCGCCCCGGAGGAGGAGCACCTCCCAGTGCTATCCGTCGCGGCCACGGTGGGGTTGGAGCCAGAGCCACCGGAGAAGGGGCCCGGGACCGCCAAGGGGGTCACGAAGGCACACGGCCTCTCGCTTCTGGTGGACATGATCCGGGGAAGTGGTGGATCACCAGTTGGGCGGCTCACTTCGGTCTAATATTTCAGATCTGAGGATTTTGGTGCCTGAGCACAGCCGTCTTCAGCAGTTCAGCACTGCTACTGCCTGTTTCAGCAAGTCATACACAGCAGTCAGATAGACAGAGACTCGTCGTGCATTTGCTTCCTCTAGAAATGAACAAGGTTGGTTTCGCGAAAAAAAGAAATGAACAAGGTTGAGCTTATGCTTGATCATGTATGAACAATACACCAAATCTAAGTCTTACGGCAGCAGCACCATAAAATGCCCAGAGAGCACAGAATGTCCAGATCAAACTAGAAACAATAGCAGCATATTTATATAATTGGGCGATTCTGAAATCTCGAAGTAGCGAAGCACATGAAACAAAGTCATCTGGCTGTAAGGAGTGTAAGCTAATACTACCACATGTCGATCCTGTTCCAGGCATTTGCCCTCACGGCTCACACTGCTGTGTAGGATGACAAGCTAGTTTGCTTTTGATTTACCATTCCAATAGACACAAGCTATTAATGCGTACAACCCAATATGATACACAATTTATTATGCAAGTTACAGAAATATATCTCGAAAATCCACATAATACCAAAAATAATAGGTTGCCATTCTATAATTTTTGTTCTCCTGTAAACGAAATCTAAACAAAAAATAATAGGTTGTCATTCTATAATTTTGTTCTCTCGTGAAATGAAATCTTCTATGTTTCCATTCTTACGCGAAGTGAAATTTGAACGTCGTTCCTAGTAGAACGATATTTGTTTTAGGAGAATAATCAATTTCCATGAGAATAATCATTTTTCATGGTACACAAGTAGAACGATTTCCATTAATCATGTTTTAGTCTTTTTTTTCCCTAAAACAAAGAATCATGTTGAAAAAAACAAATTATTGCTCCACTGTGTGATTTATTTTTCATAGAAGAAAGCCACAGGCAAAGAATACAATATAAGTCAGCAACAAGAATGACATAGTACTAATTTTTTTGAGCAACTGTGACAGGCACTCTGCCCTTTCATTATAGTGTAGGGAAGCAGAAAATAGTTTATATACAGTTCCAACAAGTAAATTAAAGAAACCAACTAAGAAAACAGACAAAGTACTAGAAACTAATTGACAAATATatattgccctgttcgcttggctgataagccatggctggctgatttgttgtgggagaaaaaatattattcgttcgctgaaaaagtacggattataagcaAGCAAATAGGGCGATAATAACACACTTTCTGCAATTACACATCCATTTCTCAGTACATGGAGAAGGTGTCCACTTATACAACTTACTAAAGTTACTACACTTATACAGCTTATCAAAGTCCTGATCCTCATTCTCGCAGGTGGTCCACGTT
This genomic interval carries:
- the LOC136513659 gene encoding uncharacterized protein gives rise to the protein MSTRSERPCAFVTPLAVPGPFSGGSGSNPTVAATDSTGRCSSSGAPTKSRKPPFRPAADDTKPVLPDPISRSDPVDTEHAMLRLPPFP